One genomic segment of Ictalurus punctatus breed USDA103 chromosome 12, Coco_2.0, whole genome shotgun sequence includes these proteins:
- the LOC128634188 gene encoding histone H3 → MARTKQTARKSTGGKAPRKQLATKAARKSAPATGGVKKPHRYRPGTVALREIRRYQKSTELLIRKLPFQRLVREIAQDFKTDLRFQSSAVMALQEASEAYLVGLFEDTNLCAIHAKRVTIMPKDIQLARRIRGERA, encoded by the coding sequence AtggcaagaaccaagcagaccgCCCGTAAGTCCACCGGTGGCAAGGCGCCAAGGAAGCAGCTCGCCACTAAGGCTGCCCGCAAGAGCGCGCCGGCTACCGGCGGCGTGAAGAAGCCTCACCGCTACAGGCCCGGCACCGTGGCTCTGAGGGAGATCCGCCGTTATCAGAAGTCTACTGAGCTGCTCATCCGCAAGCTGCCCTTCCAGCGCCTGGTGAGAGAAATCGCTCAGGACTTCAAGACCGACTTGCGTTTCCAGAGCTCGGCCGTCATGGCCCTGCAGGAAGCGAGCGAGGCATACCTGGTCGGTCTGTTCGAGGACACCAACCTGTGCGCTATCCacgccaagagagtgaccatcatgcccaaggatattcagctggcccgccgtattcgcggagaacgcgcttaa